In Rhodanobacter denitrificans, the sequence CGCTGGTGCTGCAGCTGCCGGTCACCGTGCGGGCCGCCAGCTTCGCCGCCGACGGCAGCGCGCTGGCCGCCCCGCGCGAGCGCGTGCTCGATCGCGCCGGCCTGCTCGGCCTGCCCGGCGGCCTGCTGGCGAACTGCCCCGGCAGCGACTTCCGCCTGCGCCTGCAGCCCATGCCCGACGCGCCGAGCACCCAGCCGGTGTACGCGGTGAACGTGTTCGACGGCTGCCAGCTGTTCCCCGCCACGCGGATGGACGAGGTCGCCGCGATCCGCGTCGACGCGGTGCGGCTGCCGCGCAACTTCGCCCTGGCGCACGAGGCGAAGCTGGTGGTGTCGCGCCCGCGCGCCACGCCGTTCGGCGAGCTGGTGGTGCATGCCGACAGCTGCGCTGGCGTGGTGCTGGCCAGCATGCCGCTGCCCGATCCCGCCCGCGGCGCGCGCCGCTTCACGCTGCAGGCCGAGCTGCCGGCGCAGCAGGGTGAACGCGCGCTGTGCCTGATCTACACCGCGCCCACCGACGGGCCGCTGTACGCGATCGACCGCGTGGCGCTGGAGCCGTGAGTCGCGCCGTGCAGGCGGGCTCGGCTTGCTCCCTCCCCTGCTTGCAGGGGAGGGCCGGGGAGGGGTTCGCTTTTGATCTTTCCGGCGACCCCGAGCAACCCCCTCCCTGCCTCCCCCTTGCAGGGGGAGGTGTTCCCGCTCTTTTGTGCCTACTCGCTGCATGAAGCGCCTCGCCTCGCTCGACGCCCTGCGCGGCTGCACCGTGGCGGCGATGCTGCTGGTCAACGATCCCGGCGACTGGGGGCACGTCTACTGGCCGCTGGAGCACGCCGCGTGGCACGGCTGCACGCCGACCGATCTGGTGTTTCCGTTCTTCCTGTTCGTGGTCGGTGTATCGGTGGCGCTGGCGATCCTGCCGCGGCTGGAGCAGGGTGCTGCGCCGTCCGCACTGACCCGTGCCGCGACGTGGCGCGCACTGCGCATCCTCGCGCTCGGCGTGGCGATCAACCTGCTGGCGGCGTGGCTGTTGCCACAGGCGCACCTGCGCTTCCCCGGCGTGCTGCAGCGGATCGCGCTGTGCTTCGCCGGCGTGGCGCTGTTCGCGATCCACACGAAACCGCGCACGCAGTGGTGGGCAATCGCGGCACTGCTGATCGGTTACTGGGGACTGCTGCGGCTCGGCGGTTCGCTGGAGCCGTGGACCAACCTCGCCAGCCGCGTCGACAGCGCGGTGTTCGGTCGCTTCGTCTACCTGATCGATCCGGCGAGCGGCCGCGGCCATGACCCGGAAGGCCTGCTCTCCACCCTGCCGTCGCTGGCCGGCACCCTGCTCGGGCTGCGCATGGGGTGCTGGCTGCGCCGCGAGCAATTCCGGACGCTGCTGCTGGCCGGCATCGCCTGCCTGCTGCTCGGCGCGTTGTGGTCGCCGTGGCTGCCGTTCAACAAGAACCTGTGGACGCCCTCGTTCGTGCTGTGGACCACCGGCTGGGCCACACTGGCGCTGCTTGCCTTCCACGTACTGATCGACCGGCACGGCTGGCCCGCGCTGGGCCGCCGCTTCGGCGTCAACGCGATCGCCGCCTACGCCGGCTCCGAACTGATGCAGATCGCGCTGCCTGCGCTGGGCTGGCAGCAATCGCTCTACCAGCACGGGTTCGCCGGCTGGATGACGCCGCGCTTCGGCCCGTACCTGCCATCGCTGGCGTTCGCGCTGGCCTTCGTGGCGCTGTGGTGGCTGATCGTGTGGGCGATGGACCGGCGCGGCGTCTACCTCAAGCTTTAGGTGCATTGCGCTGACAGCGCGACAAGCTCGTGCTTCGTATAAAACGCGCGCGTGTCAGGTGCCGCCATACGTTACAAGCACGAAATCTTCCTATGGACGGCCATCGCCAGCGCGAGAACAATCGCCGTCGCCCGTCGCCGGCGGCAGTGCGAAGACGCAGCCCCGAGCGACCGATCGTATCGCCAGGGAGCGGATGGGTTTGTCACAGGGACTGTTTCGCCAGGAAGTCATCGACGCCCAACGCAGCGACTGGCTGGGATCGATCATCGTCGCCGCGCCATTGTCGCGCTGGTGGCTAAACCAATCGGGAGTTCCCCCGGCTCTGCCGGGGAGGCAGTAGAAGTTTGACGTTTACTGGAGTCCATCGGTGAAACTCCAATTCGTGAGCCGCCAAGCACACGAGAGGATAATCACCGATGGACGAGTACGAGAGCTTAAACCACACGCAATGGGAGTGCCTGCACCACGTGGTGTTCATACCGAAGTGTCGTCGTCGTACGTTATACGTCGAGCTTCGGAAGTAGCTGGGATAAGTGTTTCGCCGATTGGCCGAGCAGAAGGAGAGCCGGGTCGAAGAAGGCTATTTGATGTCGGATTACGTGCATATGATGCTGCGCATTCCGCCGAAGCATGCGGTGTCGCAGGTGGTGGGTTTCATCAAGGGAAAGAGCGATCCATCTGGCGCGAGTGTATGGGGAGCGCAAGCGCAACTTCGTGGGGCAGAGCTTTTGGGCGCGAGGATATCTCGTCTCGACTGTGGGTCGAGACGAGCAGGTGATCCGGGCGTACATCCGCAATCAAGAGGCAGAGGATCGACGGTTGGAGCAGCTTCAACTACTGAGATAGGCCAGCCGCCGTAAGGTGGCCATACCAGAGGGGCCGCGTCAGCGACCCCGCCCAAGCCGCTTTGAGCGGCTCACATAACTAAAGCCCCCGGCTTTGCCGGGGGATACTTACTTGGTTCTAATAGGCTAGCGGGGCCCGAGGGTACTCCTCGGGCTCTTTGTTGGAGTGCGCCGAGATGAGATTACGTCCCAACGAACTGGATAGGTACGCCTTCGTCATTGGCTTGATATTGACGATGGCAGTAGGTATGGCGTCCGGATGGGTGCGGAGTAGTGGTCATGAGTTGCTGGAGGCATTCGTGTATGTGGGGGCAACCATAGGCGCCTTCATGCTTTATCCGGAGCGAGTCAGGATCACCTCGACGGGTGGCATGTTGGGTGCAGCCGGAGTTGTGCTCGGCGGTTTTTTCTTTTTTTTGATCTACAGGCATGTGCGGCTTGAATACGCTTCTTCTGAGGCTTTGTTTGGTTTCCTGGCGCTAAGCGCGCTGGCGATTCCGGTTTTTGAAGAGAAGGTCGTCAGGCAAATCATGCTCGATGGTGCGCGGAAGCGGATTGGGCCTTACGCAGGATCTTTGCTTTGCTCGTTACTTTTTGCGTGGTCGCACCATGGTGCGAGGCTGGTCTTTCTTGTAGCTTTTTTTATATCTTTGGTACTTTGCGCAATGGCTCTAAAAGGGGTGGATACGATCCAGCGATCCATGTTTCATGGCGCCTATAATTTATCGCTGTTGGCTTTCGAGGCTTTCTATAAATGAGGGATGCATCGAACACCTGGTGCGGGCAGGTCAGTGGTGAGCATCATGGCCAGGCTGAAGTAGGGCGTTGCGCTTCGGAGCTGATCTCGCCGCTTAACTAAACGAGGGTTGCCATGAATCGCATGGTTGCCGGGTTGTCACTTGTGCCGGTGGGGCTGCTGTTAACGGTGCTTGGCCTGCTTTTCTCCAACGACTTGGGACGATACAAATATGTGCTGCTGTCAGGTGCGGTGTTCGTGTTGCTCTGCTCGATATTGCTGATACTCCTGAGTCTGATCAGGAAATCGTGATGGAATACAGAGGGCGCAGCAGGCTTTGCAAGGAGTGGCTCGGGCCATGTGCTGTCCAAGGCTTCCGGGATAGGTGAAGTGGATATGTTGCGGTCATCCAGCGGACCGTCAGGGGGGGTTATGAATGTTCGAAGGGCCGATGCCATCGCCATGGCGCTCGTGGCAATGAGCCTCATCCTCGTCATGTTTTGCCCGGACGAATCCGGCACCTTGAAGCAGGTGTGCCTGGTAGGCGCGATCGCGCTTCCATTCCTGGCCGTGGCCGTGAATGTCATTGCTCGAACGAAGTAGATGGCCCGGCGCCGTGCCTCAGCGCGCCGCCGCTCGAACCGGTGGCGGTGCCGGCGGATGTCGCAGCAGGGCGTGTTTCGCCAGCTGCAGGTCGGCGGCGGGGAGTTCGGTCAGGGGCACGAGTCTGCCGGCGACCAGTGCGGCGATCGGCGCGCCGTCGCGGTACAGCACGCGGGCGCCGGGCAGTGCCGGCACCTTGTCGCCAGCCAGCGCGGTGCCGACCAGGTTCAGCGGGTCGCTGCCGCTGAGGCAGACCAGTTCGCCGTCGTCGGCGCGCGTGCGCGCCGCGCGCAACGGCGCGATGGCCTCGGGCAGGGCGAACTGCTCACCGACCAGTCCTTCGACGAAGCGGCCGCCGCGGATCTCGCCGCGTGCCTCCAGCCGCTGATACACCCGCGACAGCTCGCGCCACGGCGGCAGCCACGGCGCCTCGCGCTCCAGCAGTTTCCAGAACACCACGCCGTAGCGGCGCAGCAAGGTGCGGGCGATGTGTTCGATGGCCTCGGGTGCGGCCTTGCCGTCGCCCGCCGTGGTGACGCGCGCCAGTGCCCAGCGCCCTGCATCCTCGATGCCGCTGAGCTGGTGCCGGCGCAACCGCCGATGCCGCCCGCCGTCGCGCTTCGCCGCCGGCAGCAGCAGGGCGCGCAGGCCGGCGAAGCTGTCGGCGCTGACGCGGCCGGTGGCGACCAGTTCGCCCAGCGCGTCCTCCAGTTCGGTGCGCAACAGCCGGGTGGTGTCCAGCAGCTCGTCGAAGAACAGCGCGCCGCGTTCTTGCAGCGCGTCGGCGACGGCTTGCGCGCGCGACGACAGCAGGATCTGCTGCGGGTCGTCGGCGGCGACGGACGTCCAGACGGCCATGTCGCGCCGTGGCAGCAGCACGATCGGCGTGCCGCGCACTGGGCCGCCGCCACCGCCGCTGCCGGTGCGCAGGCGGCTCCAGACGATGCGGCCGGCGCGGCACAGCTCGTCCAGCCAGTTGATCGAGTAATCCGCGATGCGCGCCGGCAGGATCTCCGCTTCCCAGGCGCCGGCGGCCGCCTCGTAGCCTTCCAGCTGCGCCAGCGTGGCGGCCAACGCGTCAGGCCCGCTCAGCTTCGTGGCCGAAGATACGTGTTGCCAGTCGAACAGAAAGCGCATCAGCGCGCGCCGACTCACCGGCTCGATCTCGCGGCGCAGCCGGCCGATGGTGTAGCGGTGGATGCGCGCCAGCAGATGTCGCTCGCACCATTCGGTGTCGACGGCGTCGGCGCTGAAGCGGCCCTGCATCACGTAACCTTCGGACTGCAGGCGCAGCAGCGCCGGTTCGACCTCGCCGGCATCGACGGCCAGCGAGGCGGCCAGGGTCTTCGCGGTGACCGGGCCAAGTCCGCCGAGGCGATGGCGCACCAGCTCCTGCAGCGCGCCATCGCGCGTCCATGGCTGCGCGGCGTACTCGGCCGGTGCGGCGATCGGCGGCTGCATCGCGGCGGCGGGATGCAGCGCCTGCCACAGCGGCAACTGCTCGGCCGTGGTCCAGACGTCGCCGAGCCGGGTCGCGCGCTTCGCCTTAGCCAGCGCCTGCAGCCGTTCCTGCCAGCCGGTGTTGGCAGCGGTTTCCTCGGCGGTGACGAAGCCCAGCAAGGTCAGCGCCTCGTGCATCTCGTCGGCGTCGCGCACCTGCGGCCACGCCTCTTCGCGCACGGCGGCGATCGCGTCGGGATCGAGCCGGCCGAGGTCGTCGGCGCTGTCGGCGTTCCAGCGGCGCGTCTGCACGGCCTGGGTGCGGCGTTCCTCCAGCGGCGCGTCGTCGAGGAAGGCGTACGGCGCGGCGTTCAGCACCTCGGTGGCGAGCGGGCTGGGTGCGCTGAGGTCGCGCGCCACGATGGCGATCTCGCCGGCCTCGAGGCGGCGCAGGATGGCCAGCAGGCCGTCCACGTCCATCGCCTCGCGCAGGCAGTCGTGCAGGGTCTGGTTGACCAGCGGGTGATCCGGCACCTCGCGCTCGCCCACGATGTTTTCCAGGCAGGCGACCTGGTCGGGGAACACCGCGGCGAGCAGGTCCTCACTTTTCATGCGCTGCAGCGGCGGCGGAGTCTTCTTGCCGCCGGTGAAGCGCGGCAGCGCCAGCGCGGTCACCGCGTTCCAGCGCCAGCGCGCGGGGAACAGCGGCGCGTCGAGCAGGGCCTGCACCAGCACGTGCTCGGCGGTATTGGAGTGCAGGTAGTGCGCCACTTCCTCCAGCGGGAAGCTGTGGCTGGTGGACAGCGACAGCACGATCGCGTCCTCGGTGGCCGCCGCCTGCAGCTCGAAGTTGAACTGACGGCAGAAGCGCTTGCGCAGCGCCAGCCCCCAGGCGCGGTTGATGCGGCTGCCCCACGGCGTGTGGACCACCAGCTGGGTGCCGCCGGATTCGTCGAAGAAGCGCTCCAGCACCAGCGTGCGCTGGCTGGGCAGCACGCCCAGCGCGGCTTTCGCGCGGGCCAGATAATCGGCCAGCTGCTGCGCGGCGGCTTCGTCGAGGCCGAGCTGATCGTGTAGCCAGGCGACCGCGGCCGGCACGCCGCCGGCGTCGAGTTGCGCGGAAATTTCCTCGCGCAGGCGCGATACGCCGAGCGACAGCTCGTCGCTGCGCCCCGGCGCCTCGCCCAGCCAGAACGGGATGCTCGGCGGTGCGCCGTGCGCGTCCTCCACGCGAAGGCGGTCGCGCTCGACGCGCTGGATGCGGTAGCTGGCGTTGCCGAGCTGGAAGATGTCGCCGGCCATGCTCTCGACCGCGAAATCCTCGTTCACCGTGCCCACGATGATCGCCTGCGGTTCCAGCACCACCTTGTAGTCGGCGGTGTCGGGGATGGTGCCGCCGGAGGTCAGCGCGGTGAGCCGCGCGCTGCGCCGCGGGCGTAGCTGGCGGTTCACCGCGTCGCGGTGGATGTAGGCCGCGCGCGGCCCCTGCCGTGTGGTGAAGCCTTCGGCCAGCATGCGCACCACCGCGTCGAAATCGGCGCGCGCGAGCTCGCGGTACGGATACGCGCGGCGTACCAGTGCGTACAGCGCGTCCTCGTCCCATTCGGCGCAGGCCACTTCGGCAACGATCTGCTGCGCCAGTACGTCGAGCGGCTGCGGCGGCATCACCAGCGCGTCCAGCTCGCCGCGGCGCACGCAGTCGAGCAGGGCGGTGCATTCGATCAGGTCGTCGCGGGTGGCCGGGAACAGCCGCGCCTTCGGCGTGCCGTCGATGCTGTGGCCGGAGCGGCCGGCGCGCTGCAGGAACGCGGCGATCGAGCGCGGCGAGCCGAGCTGGCAGACCAGGTCGACCTCGCCGATGTCGATGCCCAGCTCCAGTGAGGCGGTGGCCACCAGCACCTTGAGCTCGCCACGCTTCAGCCGCTGCTCGGCGTCCAGCCGCAGCTCCTTGGCCAGGCTGCCGTGGTGCGCCGCCACGTGTTCCTTGCCCAGCCGCTCGGACAGGTGCCGCGCGGCGCGCTCGGCCATCCGCCGCGTGTTGACGAACACCAGGGTGGTGCGATGCGCGCGCACCAGCTGGGCGAGGCGGTCGTAGACCGCCTCCCAGGCGTCGTTAGACATCACCGCTTCGAGCGGGACGGGCGGCACTTCGATGGCGAGGTCGCGGGGGCGGGTATGGCCCACGTCGATGATGGTGACCGGGTTCCCTCCCCTGCTTGCAGGGGAGGGTTGGGGTGGGGTGCTCTTGCTCTTGAGCTTGAGATCAAGGTCAAGATCAAGAGCCTCACCCCCTCCCAGCCTCCCCCTGCCAGCAGGGGGAGGGGCAAGAGCGGCGAGCGTGGCGTATTCACCGGCCCCCACGAGAAAGTCGGCGACTTTCTCGATCGGCTTCTGTGTTGCCGACAGCCCGATGCGCAACAGGCGCCGCTGGCACAGCGACTGCAGCCGCTCCAGCGACAGCGCCAGGTGCGAGCCGCGCTTGCTGCCGGCGATGGCATGGATCTCGTCGACGATCACCGTGCGCACGCTCGCCAGCATGGAACGCCCCGAGGCCGAGCCCAGCAGCACGTACAGCGATTCGGGCGTGGTCACCAGGATGTGCGGCGGCTGCTTGCGCAGCAGGTTGCGCTCGACCTGCGGGGTGTCGCCGGTGCGCACCGCGGTGCGGATCGCCACGTCGGGCAGGCCGAGTTTCTCGAGTTCCGCGCGGATGCTTTCCAGCGGTGCTTCCAGGTTCACGTGGATATCGTTCGACAGCGCCTTCAGCGGCGACACGTAGAGCACCGTGGTGGCATCGGCCAGCGTGCCGCCGTGCGCCACACCCTCGCGCACCAGTTCGTCGATCGCGGCGAGGAAGGCGGTCAGCGTCTTGCCCGAGCCGGTCGGCGCGGCGACCAGGGTGTGCCGGCCGGCGCGGATCGACGGCCACGCGGCGGCCTGCGCCGCGGTGGGCGCGGCGAACGCGCCGCGGAACCAGGCGGCGACGGCAGGATGGAAATCGGCGAGCGGGGACGACATGGTGCTCCGAAAGATGGGTACCATCGGCACTGCACGCAAGCGCGAGGCGCCGATTCGTGACGTCAGTGGCTTGCGCTGAAAACGTTACGTTAGCACTCTGCGCAGTGCCGTCAGCCGCCTTCCTTCTTCGCCCGAGGTCGCCCATGTCCCGTCGTCCGCGCCGTCTGTCCGCCTGTGCCTTCGCCCTGGCCGTGGTGGCCACTGCCACTGCGGCCGGAGAGCCGCCGGCGCGACCCTGGATGAACACTTCGCTGTCCCCCGATGCGCGCGCGGCGCTGGTGGTGCAGGCGATGAGCCAGGACGAGAAGTTCCAGCTGATCACCACCGCCTATGGCAGCGCCTCCGACGGCAAGCCGGCGCCGGCCTGCGCGCTGGGCTCGGCGGCTTGCGCGCCGGCGCTTTCGCGGCTGGGCCTGCCGGCACTGCAGGAGACCGACGCCGGGCTGGGCGTGGCGCGCCCGCTCAACGCGCACAGCCGCGACGTCGCCACGGCCTTGCCCTCCGGCCTGGCCACGGCGGCCAGCTGGGACCCGGCGGTGGCCGAGGCCGGCGGCGCGATGATCGGCCGCGAGGCGCACCGCAAGGGCTTCAACGTGCTGCTGGCCGGCGGCGTCAACCTGCTGCGCGACCCGCGCAACGGCCGCAACTTCGAGTACGCCGGCGAGGACCCGCTGCTGGCCGGCGTGATGGCCGGTCACGCGGTGCGCGGGATCCAGTCGCAGCACGTGGTGTCCACGCTCAAGCACTACGCCGTCAACGACCTGGAAACCGGCCGCAACACGATGAACGCGAAGCTCGACCGGGTCGCCGCGCGCGAATCGGACCTGCGTGCGTTCGAGATCGCGCTGGGCATCGGTGCGCCTGGCTCGGTGATGTGCGCGTACAACCGCGTCAACGGCACCTACGCCTGCGAGAACGCATGGCTGCTCGACCAGGTGCTCAAGCGCGACTGGGGCTACCAAGGTTTCGTGATGTCCGACTGGGGCGCGGTGCACAGCGCGGCGAAGTCGGCGCTGGCCGGGCTCGACCAGGAATCGGCCGGCGAGACGTTCGACCCGCAGGTGTTCTTCGCCGCGCCGCTGCGTGAGGCGATCGCCAAGGGCGAGGTGCCGCAGGCGCGGCTGGACGACATGGTGCGGCGCATCCTGCGCAGCCTGTTCGCGGTCGGCGCGATCGACCACCCCGCCAAGGCGGCGCCGATCGACTACGCCGCCGACGCGAAGGTGTCGCAGCACGCCGCCGAGGCCGGCGCGGTGCTGCTGCGCAATCAGGACAATCTGCTGCCGTTGGCACGCACGCTGGCCTCGGTGGCGGTGATCGGCGCGCACGCGGACCGGGGCGTGCTGGCCGGCGGCGGCTCGTCGGCGGTGACCGCCCAAGGCGGCAATGCGGTGCCGGGGCTGGCGCCGACCGTGTGGCCGGGCCCGGTGATGTACCACCCGTCCGCGCCGCTGGCGGCGATCGCCCGCCGCGTCGGTGGCAAGGCCAGCTACGCCAGCGGCGAGGACATCGCGGCCGCGGCGAAGCTGGCCGCCTCGTCCGCGGTGGCGGTGGTGTTCGTGCAGCAGTGGGCGGCCGAGTCGTTCGACCGCCCAAGCATGGCGCTGAACGGCCACCAGGATGCGCTGGTCGCCGCCGTCGCCAAGGCCAACCCACGCACCGTGGTGGTGCTGGAGAACAACGGCCCGGTGGCGATGCCATGGCTGGCGCAGACCGCGGCGGTGCTGGAGGCCTGGTACCCCGGCAACGCCGGCGGCGAGGCGATCGCGCGGCTGCTGTTCGGCGAAGTGGCCCCGTCCGGCCGGCTGCCGCTCAGCTGGCCGCGCGACGCGTCGCAGCTGCCGCGCCCGGCCATCGCCGGCGCCGGCCTGGCCGCGATCGGCCTGCCGCCGCAGGGCCAGCCCGCCGATACGGTGGACTACGACATCGAGGGTGCCGACGTCGGCTACCGCTGGTTCCAGCGCCGCGGCAGCGAGCCGCTGTTCCCGTTCGGCTATGGGCTGGGCTACACCACCTTCGGCTACGGCCCGCTGACCGTCACCACCGATGCGGCCGGCGCGGTGACGGCCTCATTCGCGGTCACCAACACCGGATCGCGCGCCGGCGCCGACGTGCCGCAGCTCTACGTGCAGTTGCCCGGCGAGCAGGTGTCGCGGCTGGTCGGCTGGCAGAAGCTGGCGCTGCGGCCGGGCGAGACGAAGCGGGTCCGCCTGGCGCTGCCGGCCGTGCGCTTCGCGCGCTACGACGACCGGGGCCACGGCTGGCGCGTCGCCGCCGGGACGTACCGACTGCTGCTCGGCCGCTCGTCCGCGCAGATCGAACAGCGGGCGGAACTGCGGCTGCCGGC encodes:
- a CDS encoding acyltransferase family protein, producing the protein MKRLASLDALRGCTVAAMLLVNDPGDWGHVYWPLEHAAWHGCTPTDLVFPFFLFVVGVSVALAILPRLEQGAAPSALTRAATWRALRILALGVAINLLAAWLLPQAHLRFPGVLQRIALCFAGVALFAIHTKPRTQWWAIAALLIGYWGLLRLGGSLEPWTNLASRVDSAVFGRFVYLIDPASGRGHDPEGLLSTLPSLAGTLLGLRMGCWLRREQFRTLLLAGIACLLLGALWSPWLPFNKNLWTPSFVLWTTGWATLALLAFHVLIDRHGWPALGRRFGVNAIAAYAGSELMQIALPALGWQQSLYQHGFAGWMTPRFGPYLPSLAFALAFVALWWLIVWAMDRRGVYLKL
- a CDS encoding CPBP family intramembrane glutamic endopeptidase, translating into MRLRPNELDRYAFVIGLILTMAVGMASGWVRSSGHELLEAFVYVGATIGAFMLYPERVRITSTGGMLGAAGVVLGGFFFFLIYRHVRLEYASSEALFGFLALSALAIPVFEEKVVRQIMLDGARKRIGPYAGSLLCSLLFAWSHHGARLVFLVAFFISLVLCAMALKGVDTIQRSMFHGAYNLSLLAFEAFYK
- a CDS encoding DEAD/DEAH box helicase, which produces MSSPLADFHPAVAAWFRGAFAAPTAAQAAAWPSIRAGRHTLVAAPTGSGKTLTAFLAAIDELVREGVAHGGTLADATTVLYVSPLKALSNDIHVNLEAPLESIRAELEKLGLPDVAIRTAVRTGDTPQVERNLLRKQPPHILVTTPESLYVLLGSASGRSMLASVRTVIVDEIHAIAGSKRGSHLALSLERLQSLCQRRLLRIGLSATQKPIEKVADFLVGAGEYATLAALAPPPAGRGRLGGGEALDLDLDLKLKSKSTPPQPSPASRGGNPVTIIDVGHTRPRDLAIEVPPVPLEAVMSNDAWEAVYDRLAQLVRAHRTTLVFVNTRRMAERAARHLSERLGKEHVAAHHGSLAKELRLDAEQRLKRGELKVLVATASLELGIDIGEVDLVCQLGSPRSIAAFLQRAGRSGHSIDGTPKARLFPATRDDLIECTALLDCVRRGELDALVMPPQPLDVLAQQIVAEVACAEWDEDALYALVRRAYPYRELARADFDAVVRMLAEGFTTRQGPRAAYIHRDAVNRQLRPRRSARLTALTSGGTIPDTADYKVVLEPQAIIVGTVNEDFAVESMAGDIFQLGNASYRIQRVERDRLRVEDAHGAPPSIPFWLGEAPGRSDELSLGVSRLREEISAQLDAGGVPAAVAWLHDQLGLDEAAAQQLADYLARAKAALGVLPSQRTLVLERFFDESGGTQLVVHTPWGSRINRAWGLALRKRFCRQFNFELQAAATEDAIVLSLSTSHSFPLEEVAHYLHSNTAEHVLVQALLDAPLFPARWRWNAVTALALPRFTGGKKTPPPLQRMKSEDLLAAVFPDQVACLENIVGEREVPDHPLVNQTLHDCLREAMDVDGLLAILRRLEAGEIAIVARDLSAPSPLATEVLNAAPYAFLDDAPLEERRTQAVQTRRWNADSADDLGRLDPDAIAAVREEAWPQVRDADEMHEALTLLGFVTAEETAANTGWQERLQALAKAKRATRLGDVWTTAEQLPLWQALHPAAAMQPPIAAPAEYAAQPWTRDGALQELVRHRLGGLGPVTAKTLAASLAVDAGEVEPALLRLQSEGYVMQGRFSADAVDTEWCERHLLARIHRYTIGRLRREIEPVSRRALMRFLFDWQHVSSATKLSGPDALAATLAQLEGYEAAAGAWEAEILPARIADYSINWLDELCRAGRIVWSRLRTGSGGGGGPVRGTPIVLLPRRDMAVWTSVAADDPQQILLSSRAQAVADALQERGALFFDELLDTTRLLRTELEDALGELVATGRVSADSFAGLRALLLPAAKRDGGRHRRLRRHQLSGIEDAGRWALARVTTAGDGKAAPEAIEHIARTLLRRYGVVFWKLLEREAPWLPPWRELSRVYQRLEARGEIRGGRFVEGLVGEQFALPEAIAPLRAARTRADDGELVCLSGSDPLNLVGTALAGDKVPALPGARVLYRDGAPIAALVAGRLVPLTELPAADLQLAKHALLRHPPAPPPVRAAAR
- a CDS encoding beta-glucosidase family protein; the protein is MSRRPRRLSACAFALAVVATATAAGEPPARPWMNTSLSPDARAALVVQAMSQDEKFQLITTAYGSASDGKPAPACALGSAACAPALSRLGLPALQETDAGLGVARPLNAHSRDVATALPSGLATAASWDPAVAEAGGAMIGREAHRKGFNVLLAGGVNLLRDPRNGRNFEYAGEDPLLAGVMAGHAVRGIQSQHVVSTLKHYAVNDLETGRNTMNAKLDRVAARESDLRAFEIALGIGAPGSVMCAYNRVNGTYACENAWLLDQVLKRDWGYQGFVMSDWGAVHSAAKSALAGLDQESAGETFDPQVFFAAPLREAIAKGEVPQARLDDMVRRILRSLFAVGAIDHPAKAAPIDYAADAKVSQHAAEAGAVLLRNQDNLLPLARTLASVAVIGAHADRGVLAGGGSSAVTAQGGNAVPGLAPTVWPGPVMYHPSAPLAAIARRVGGKASYASGEDIAAAAKLAASSAVAVVFVQQWAAESFDRPSMALNGHQDALVAAVAKANPRTVVVLENNGPVAMPWLAQTAAVLEAWYPGNAGGEAIARLLFGEVAPSGRLPLSWPRDASQLPRPAIAGAGLAAIGLPPQGQPADTVDYDIEGADVGYRWFQRRGSEPLFPFGYGLGYTTFGYGPLTVTTDAAGAVTASFAVTNTGSRAGADVPQLYVQLPGEQVSRLVGWQKLALRPGETKRVRLALPAVRFARYDDRGHGWRVAAGTYRLLLGRSSAQIEQRAELRLPAVFPAGAQR